The following are encoded together in the Kribbella sp. CA-293567 genome:
- a CDS encoding acyl-CoA-like ligand-binding transcription factor, producing the protein MRIEDDVAAPPGRRERKKQETRAALIAAALRLAVQKGPDEVTVEEISEAADVSVRTFFNYFPHKEHAILGRDPEETEHALRRVREAPAGLSPLTVMRLVMAKALDDLDGVDDRKSSIAQRIELIMRSPALLSQFVQLGAEDERLLAVALAERMGEPAASVRPALIVGTATLAVRTAVQQRKYGADRTLRDLVDDAFRQLADGIDPAYDPAGLLPAGPTTDTSSDQEGQA; encoded by the coding sequence ATGAGGATCGAGGACGACGTGGCTGCACCGCCGGGGCGGCGCGAGCGCAAGAAGCAGGAGACGCGGGCGGCGCTGATCGCCGCCGCGCTCCGGCTGGCGGTGCAGAAGGGCCCGGACGAGGTGACGGTCGAGGAGATCAGCGAGGCCGCCGACGTCTCGGTCCGCACCTTCTTCAACTACTTCCCGCACAAGGAGCACGCGATCCTGGGCCGCGATCCGGAGGAGACCGAGCACGCGCTGCGCCGGGTCCGGGAGGCGCCGGCCGGGCTCTCACCGCTGACCGTGATGCGGCTGGTGATGGCCAAGGCGCTCGACGATCTCGACGGCGTCGACGACCGGAAGAGCTCGATCGCCCAGCGGATCGAGCTGATCATGCGCTCACCGGCACTGCTGTCGCAGTTCGTCCAGCTCGGCGCCGAGGACGAGCGGCTGCTCGCCGTCGCGCTGGCCGAGCGGATGGGTGAGCCCGCTGCTTCCGTCCGGCCCGCGTTGATCGTCGGCACGGCCACGCTGGCCGTGCGGACCGCGGTGCAGCAGCGCAAGTACGGCGCCGACCGCACGCTGCGCGACCTCGTCGACGATGCGTTCCGGCAGCTGGCCGACGGCATCGATCCCGCCTACGACCCGGCCGGCCTCCTGCCGGCCGGTCCGACCACAGACACCAGTTCCGACCAGGAAGGTCAAGCATGA
- a CDS encoding MDR family MFS transporter, which yields MTTTSSPSPNPADPAGPVGADVIATDAVAEPIAQLTPRQTVQAISGLMMGMFVAILAGTVVSTALPRIISDLNASQSSYTWVVTLELLAMTATVPLWGKLADLYNNKLLVQLSLGFFVIGSLVAGFAPNIEVLLGSRVLQGLGAGGLTALVQIVMAAIIPPRELGRYSGIFGAIFASATVGGPLLGGFLVDSPLGWRACFLVGVPFVLAAIVLLQRTLKLPTVRRDVKIDWWGAFLITAGVSTLLVWSSFAGSRFEWASGWSFLLVGAALVALLAAVLVERRHPEPIIPMDLFRNRTVTLSIVASALVGVAMFGGSVFLAQYFQIAQGYSPTKAGLMSLPMILGMMVASTVAGGLITKYGKWKIYLVIGSVLLPIGLALFGTIDAHTSKYQLWAFMVVLGVGIGLVMQNLVLAAQNDVPARELGAATSAVSFFRSMGGTIGVSVLGAMLAGKVTETLNPGGESSGGSNAVPNLAELPEQARVVVENAYGAATAELFMMSVPFAVLALVAVVFIKEKPLQTTSGAERRAHEEAAGKLDGTLDR from the coding sequence ATGACAACGACCTCTTCGCCCTCACCGAACCCGGCCGATCCGGCCGGCCCGGTCGGGGCGGACGTCATCGCCACCGACGCCGTCGCCGAGCCGATCGCGCAGCTGACGCCGCGGCAGACCGTCCAGGCGATCTCCGGCCTGATGATGGGCATGTTCGTGGCCATCCTGGCCGGCACCGTGGTGTCGACCGCGTTGCCGCGGATCATCAGCGACCTGAACGCGAGCCAGTCGTCGTACACCTGGGTCGTCACGCTCGAGCTGCTCGCGATGACCGCCACCGTGCCGCTGTGGGGCAAGCTCGCGGACCTCTACAACAACAAGCTGCTGGTCCAGCTGTCGCTGGGCTTCTTCGTGATCGGCTCACTGGTGGCCGGCTTCGCGCCGAACATCGAGGTACTGCTGGGCAGCCGGGTGCTGCAAGGCCTCGGTGCCGGCGGTCTGACCGCGCTGGTGCAGATCGTGATGGCGGCGATCATCCCGCCGCGTGAGCTCGGCCGGTACTCCGGCATCTTCGGCGCGATCTTCGCCTCGGCAACCGTCGGTGGACCGTTGCTGGGTGGCTTCCTGGTCGACTCGCCGCTGGGCTGGCGGGCCTGCTTCCTGGTCGGCGTGCCGTTCGTGCTGGCGGCGATCGTGCTGCTGCAGCGCACGCTGAAGCTGCCGACCGTCCGCCGTGACGTGAAGATCGACTGGTGGGGAGCGTTCCTGATCACCGCCGGGGTCAGCACCCTGCTGGTCTGGTCGTCCTTCGCCGGCAGCAGGTTCGAGTGGGCCTCCGGCTGGAGCTTCCTGCTGGTCGGCGCGGCGCTGGTCGCGCTGCTCGCCGCGGTGCTGGTCGAGCGCCGGCACCCCGAGCCGATCATCCCGATGGACCTGTTCCGCAACCGGACGGTGACGCTGTCGATCGTGGCCAGCGCACTGGTCGGGGTGGCGATGTTCGGCGGGTCGGTGTTCCTGGCGCAGTACTTCCAGATCGCGCAGGGCTACTCGCCGACCAAGGCCGGCCTGATGAGCCTGCCGATGATCCTCGGCATGATGGTCGCCTCGACCGTCGCGGGTGGGCTGATCACGAAGTACGGCAAGTGGAAGATCTACCTGGTCATCGGCAGCGTGCTGCTGCCGATCGGACTCGCGCTGTTCGGCACGATCGACGCGCACACTTCGAAGTACCAGTTGTGGGCGTTCATGGTCGTGCTCGGTGTCGGCATCGGTCTGGTGATGCAGAACCTGGTGCTGGCCGCGCAGAACGACGTACCGGCCCGGGAGCTGGGCGCGGCCACCTCGGCGGTCAGCTTCTTCCGCAGTATGGGCGGCACCATCGGGGTCAGCGTGCTCGGTGCGATGCTGGCCGGCAAGGTCACCGAGACGCTGAATCCGGGCGGCGAATCGTCCGGCGGCAGCAACGCCGTACCGAACCTCGCGGAGCTGCCGGAGCAGGCTCGGGTCGTGGTCGAGAACGCGTACGGCGCGGCGACGGCCGAGCTGTTCATGATGTCGGTGCCGTTCGCGGTGCTGGCCCTGGTCGCCGTGGTGTTCATCAAGGAGAAGCCGCTGCAGACCACCTCCGGCGCCGAACGCCGGGCCCACGAGGAAGCGGCCGGCAAGCTCGACGGCACACTGGACCGATGA
- a CDS encoding thiamine-binding protein: MIVAFSISPAAGDETGGVSEAVAEAIRVVRASGLPNETNAMFTNLEGEWDEVMAVVKQAVEAVAAVSPRVGLVLKADIRPGYTGQLAAKVERIEQALSD; the protein is encoded by the coding sequence ATGATCGTTGCCTTCAGTATCAGCCCCGCCGCGGGAGACGAGACCGGTGGCGTGAGCGAGGCGGTCGCCGAGGCGATCCGCGTCGTTCGCGCCTCCGGTCTGCCGAACGAGACCAACGCCATGTTCACGAACCTCGAGGGGGAGTGGGACGAGGTGATGGCGGTGGTGAAACAGGCCGTCGAGGCTGTCGCCGCCGTCTCGCCCCGGGTCGGTCTGGTGCTGAAGGCCGACATCCGGCCCGGCTACACCGGTCAGCTCGCCGCCAAGGTCGAGCGGATCGAGCAGGCCCTGTCCGACTGA
- a CDS encoding SDR family oxidoreductase, which translates to MKTTGNTIFVTGGTSGLGLGLALKFHALGNKVVIGGRRRELLDQLAGEHPGLGTVVLDVDDPKSIQAAYDEVTARYPDLNAVLTMSGIMRPENLLDPGHVAIAEATVTTNLLGTIRTVATFTPYLVAKPGATILTVSSGLAFVPLVVTPTYNATKAAIHSYTQSLRLQLAEVGIQVIEVIPPAVQTTLMGQQDDERAMPVEEYLTETMSILTDQPEVTEVTVRRVGFLRDAEREGRYQETVQALNGH; encoded by the coding sequence ATGAAAACCACAGGCAACACGATCTTCGTCACCGGCGGTACTTCGGGTCTCGGGCTCGGGCTGGCTCTCAAGTTCCATGCCCTGGGCAACAAAGTCGTGATCGGCGGCCGGCGCCGGGAACTGCTCGACCAGCTGGCCGGCGAGCATCCCGGTCTCGGCACCGTCGTCCTCGACGTCGACGATCCGAAGTCGATCCAGGCGGCGTACGACGAGGTGACCGCGCGGTACCCGGACCTGAACGCGGTGCTGACGATGTCCGGCATCATGCGCCCCGAGAACCTGCTCGATCCCGGTCACGTCGCGATCGCCGAGGCGACCGTCACCACGAACCTGCTCGGCACGATCCGTACCGTCGCGACCTTCACGCCGTACCTGGTGGCGAAACCCGGCGCGACGATCCTGACGGTCTCCTCGGGGCTCGCCTTCGTCCCGCTCGTGGTCACCCCGACGTACAACGCCACCAAGGCTGCCATCCACAGCTACACCCAGAGCCTGCGGCTCCAGCTGGCCGAGGTCGGCATCCAGGTGATCGAGGTGATCCCTCCCGCCGTCCAGACCACGCTGATGGGGCAGCAGGACGACGAGCGCGCGATGCCTGTCGAGGAGTACCTGACCGAGACGATGAGCATCCTCACCGACCAGCCGGAGGTCACCGAGGTGACCGTCCGGCGGGTCGGCTTCCTTCGCGACGCCGAACGCGAAGGTCGCTATCAGGAGACCGTCCAGGCGCTCAACGGCCACTGA
- a CDS encoding helix-turn-helix transcriptional regulator: MDYRDLSDFLRKRREALQPEDLGLPRGRRRRTPGLRREEVAALAVMSTDYYSRLEGGRGPQPSTELLAAIARALRLTLDERDHLYLLAGHGVPPRSGGNDHVNPGLLRIMDRLVDTPAQVMNRLGETLLQTAVDVAFEGELTNFEGLERSGVYRWFLTEGERDRYADDEVRANHSRVLVSGLRSVYATDGDKSRAGTIVRALLDGSAEFRRLWDAHEVGIRHLGTKRFVHPVVGNLEFHCQLLDDQQQQQTLLVFTATPGSESAEKLALLAVLGQTEFEARQS; the protein is encoded by the coding sequence ATGGACTATCGGGACCTGTCGGACTTCCTCCGCAAGCGTCGCGAGGCGTTGCAGCCCGAGGATCTCGGCCTGCCGCGCGGCCGCCGTCGCCGTACGCCGGGCCTGCGGCGCGAGGAGGTCGCCGCGCTCGCCGTGATGTCGACCGACTACTACAGCCGGCTCGAGGGCGGTCGTGGTCCGCAGCCGTCGACGGAGCTGCTCGCCGCGATCGCCCGTGCGCTGCGCCTGACGCTGGACGAGCGGGACCACCTCTATCTGCTGGCCGGTCACGGCGTACCGCCGCGCTCGGGCGGCAACGACCACGTGAATCCCGGGCTGCTGCGGATCATGGACCGGCTGGTCGACACCCCTGCCCAGGTGATGAACCGGCTCGGCGAGACCTTGCTGCAGACCGCGGTCGACGTCGCGTTCGAAGGTGAGCTGACGAACTTCGAAGGGCTCGAGCGCAGTGGCGTCTACCGCTGGTTCCTGACCGAGGGCGAACGCGACCGGTACGCCGACGACGAGGTCCGCGCCAACCACAGCCGCGTCCTGGTCTCCGGCCTGCGCTCCGTCTACGCCACCGACGGCGACAAGTCCCGGGCCGGCACCATCGTGCGGGCCCTGCTGGACGGGAGCGCGGAGTTCAGGCGGCTGTGGGACGCGCACGAGGTCGGCATCAGGCATCTGGGCACCAAACGATTTGTGCACCCGGTAGTCGGCAACCTGGAGTTCCACTGCCAGCTCCTCGACGACCAGCAGCAACAGCAGACGTTGCTGGTCTTCACGGCGACTCCAGGCTCCGAGAGCGCCGAGAAGCTGGCACTGCTGGCGGTGCTGGGGCAGACCGAGTTCGAGGCTCGGCAAAGCTGA
- a CDS encoding RICIN domain-containing protein, with translation MQMVRRNSIVRLLALALIACLTLTSGSAFARDLQAGQAAATFKVLAFYSGSFDAAHIDFQKEARERFPAFGAQHGFTYEQTNNWDRLNSLTRNDAQVVLFLDDSPHSAAQRAGFQRYVESGGGFLGFHVANYNDASGGWPWFNNTLLGTGRFSTNTWLPTATTLRTENRTHPSLVNTGATFRSAVSEWYSWQNDLRNNPDIQVLASIDPSSFPVGTSQRWTSGYYPIIWANKNYKAIYANFGHNAMNYETNTRTSSTFDSPAQNQFVMDALKWLGGGGTTVPPVDQPDASKWYTVANKGNGKCVDARAAGTANGTVVQQYSCNSSQAQQFQFQPTSDGFTRINNRNDASKVVDVSGVSQADNAGLHLWAYGGGANQQWQAVSEGSGYFHFVSRLSGKCLTVPGGSTADSTQLVQLTCNNSATQSFRLAG, from the coding sequence ATGCAAATGGTCCGCAGAAACTCCATCGTCCGACTGCTCGCCCTGGCGCTGATCGCCTGCCTGACGCTGACTTCAGGCAGTGCGTTCGCCCGAGACCTCCAAGCCGGCCAGGCCGCCGCCACCTTCAAGGTGCTCGCCTTCTACAGCGGCAGTTTCGATGCCGCGCACATCGACTTCCAGAAGGAGGCCAGGGAGCGGTTCCCCGCGTTCGGCGCCCAGCACGGCTTCACCTACGAGCAGACGAACAACTGGGACCGGCTGAACAGCCTGACCAGGAACGACGCCCAGGTGGTGCTGTTCCTGGACGACTCGCCGCACAGTGCGGCGCAGCGCGCGGGGTTCCAGCGCTACGTCGAGAGCGGCGGCGGCTTCCTCGGCTTCCACGTCGCCAACTACAACGACGCCAGCGGTGGCTGGCCGTGGTTCAACAACACCCTGCTCGGCACCGGCCGGTTCAGCACCAACACCTGGCTGCCGACCGCGACCACGCTGCGGACCGAGAACCGCACGCACCCGTCCCTGGTGAACACGGGTGCGACCTTCCGGTCGGCCGTCAGCGAGTGGTACAGCTGGCAGAACGACCTGCGCAACAATCCCGACATCCAGGTGCTGGCCTCGATCGACCCGTCCAGCTTCCCGGTCGGTACGTCGCAGCGCTGGACCAGCGGCTACTACCCGATCATCTGGGCGAACAAGAACTACAAGGCGATCTACGCCAACTTCGGCCACAACGCGATGAACTACGAGACCAACACCCGGACCTCGTCGACCTTCGACAGCCCGGCCCAGAACCAGTTCGTGATGGACGCCCTGAAGTGGCTCGGCGGTGGCGGCACCACCGTCCCGCCGGTCGACCAGCCGGACGCGAGCAAGTGGTACACGGTCGCGAACAAGGGCAACGGCAAGTGCGTGGACGCCCGCGCCGCCGGTACGGCGAACGGCACGGTCGTCCAGCAGTACAGCTGTAACAGCTCGCAGGCCCAGCAGTTCCAGTTCCAGCCGACCTCGGACGGCTTCACCCGGATCAACAACCGGAACGACGCCAGCAAGGTGGTCGACGTGTCGGGTGTCTCGCAGGCCGACAACGCCGGCCTGCACCTGTGGGCCTACGGCGGCGGCGCCAACCAGCAGTGGCAGGCGGTCTCCGAAGGCAGCGGCTACTTCCACTTCGTCAGCCGCCTGAGCGGCAAGTGCCTGACCGTCCCCGGCGGCTCCACCGCCGACAGCACCCAACTGGTCCAGCTGACCTGCAACAACTCCGCTACGCAGTCGTTCCGGCTCGCCGGCTGA
- a CDS encoding bile acid:sodium symporter family protein produces the protein MNDSVLTSVLLPVALAIIMLGLGLTLTIADFTRVLRMPRAVLVALGTQILLLPAICFGLVKLFDLAPALAVGMMLLAASPGGTTANLFSHLAGGDVALNVTLTAVNSVIAVITLPIVVNLSLNHFLGDGQIGLQPAKMLQVFAIVLIPVGLGMLLRNKKPDFAHAMARPVKLGSILVLVLVIFAAIYTERANFLDYLAAVGVVAVLLNILSLAFGYAVPKLARLGERQSIACSMEIGIHNATLALTIALSPSLLNNSEMSIPVAVYGIVMFIPTAAFAFYLSRRAGTTA, from the coding sequence ATGAACGACTCCGTGCTCACCTCGGTCCTGCTGCCGGTCGCGCTGGCGATCATCATGCTCGGACTCGGGCTGACACTGACCATCGCCGACTTCACCCGGGTACTGCGGATGCCGCGCGCCGTCCTGGTTGCGCTCGGCACCCAGATCCTGTTGCTGCCGGCCATCTGTTTCGGCCTGGTGAAGCTGTTCGATCTGGCCCCCGCGCTGGCGGTCGGGATGATGCTGCTGGCCGCCTCCCCCGGTGGCACCACCGCGAACCTCTTCAGTCACCTGGCCGGCGGCGACGTCGCCCTCAACGTGACGCTGACCGCGGTCAACTCGGTGATCGCGGTGATCACCCTGCCGATCGTGGTCAACCTGTCGCTGAACCACTTCCTCGGCGACGGCCAGATCGGCTTGCAACCGGCCAAGATGCTGCAGGTCTTCGCGATCGTGCTGATCCCGGTCGGGCTGGGAATGCTGCTGCGCAACAAGAAACCGGACTTCGCGCACGCGATGGCGCGCCCGGTGAAACTCGGCTCGATCCTGGTCCTGGTGCTGGTGATCTTCGCCGCGATCTACACCGAGCGCGCCAACTTCCTCGACTACCTCGCCGCCGTCGGCGTGGTCGCCGTCCTGCTGAACATCCTCAGCCTCGCCTTCGGGTACGCCGTACCGAAGCTGGCCCGGCTCGGTGAGCGCCAGTCCATCGCGTGCTCGATGGAGATCGGCATCCACAACGCCACCCTGGCGCTCACCATCGCACTGAGCCCGTCCCTGCTGAACAACAGCGAGATGTCCATCCCGGTCGCCGTCTACGGCATCGTGATGTTCATCCCCACCGCCGCCTTCGCCTTCTACCTCAGCCGGCGAGCCGGAACGACTGCGTAG
- a CDS encoding WD40/YVTN/BNR-like repeat-containing protein has protein sequence MPSNLLALRIAALAAGVLLATSQLVPAQAAGQHVPKYQWEVKPTGSTSQFRGLAAVNKDVAWVAGSNGQVLRTLDGGRKWQNVSPPGQTLLFRDVEAFDAKRAVILAIGPGEDSRIYRTADGGRTWAESFRNTDPAAFYDCLDFNDSRHGLALSDPVDGKFRIAATADGGKSWKVQATKGMPAALPGEFAFAASGTCLVAGAGRSAWFATGGGDRPRVFRTVDGGRSWKVSDSPMASGEAAGIFSLSFRGQLHGVAVGGDFATTGDAVRGASYTSDGGRTWKLVPADKAPKKYRSGSAFVPWSVKTVLAVGPTGSDVSLDGGRSWKQFDDGNYDSVECAGFGFKAGCWASGPKGAVARLAVTR, from the coding sequence ATGCCCTCTAACTTGTTGGCCCTGCGCATCGCGGCGCTCGCGGCCGGAGTACTGCTCGCCACGTCCCAGCTCGTCCCGGCGCAGGCGGCCGGGCAGCACGTACCGAAGTACCAGTGGGAAGTGAAGCCGACCGGGAGTACGTCGCAGTTCCGCGGTCTGGCCGCGGTGAACAAGGACGTGGCCTGGGTTGCGGGAAGCAACGGCCAGGTGTTGCGCACCCTCGACGGCGGCAGGAAATGGCAGAACGTCAGCCCGCCGGGGCAGACGCTGCTGTTCCGCGACGTCGAGGCGTTCGACGCGAAGCGCGCGGTGATCCTGGCGATCGGGCCGGGGGAGGACTCGCGGATCTACCGGACCGCGGACGGTGGCAGAACGTGGGCCGAGTCGTTCCGGAACACCGATCCCGCTGCGTTCTACGACTGCCTCGACTTCAACGACTCGCGGCACGGGCTGGCGCTGAGCGACCCGGTGGACGGGAAGTTCCGGATCGCCGCCACCGCGGATGGCGGCAAGTCGTGGAAGGTGCAGGCGACGAAGGGGATGCCGGCCGCGCTGCCCGGGGAGTTCGCCTTCGCGGCGAGCGGGACCTGCCTGGTGGCCGGCGCCGGCCGGTCGGCGTGGTTCGCGACCGGTGGCGGTGACCGGCCGCGGGTCTTCCGGACGGTGGACGGCGGGCGCAGCTGGAAGGTGAGCGACTCCCCGATGGCCAGTGGCGAGGCGGCCGGCATCTTCAGCCTGAGCTTCCGCGGACAGTTGCACGGAGTGGCGGTCGGTGGTGACTTCGCGACCACGGGTGACGCGGTGAGGGGTGCGTCGTACACGTCCGACGGTGGCCGGACCTGGAAGCTGGTGCCGGCGGACAAGGCGCCGAAGAAGTACCGCAGCGGCTCCGCCTTCGTGCCGTGGTCGGTCAAGACGGTCCTCGCCGTCGGCCCGACCGGCAGCGACGTGAGCCTGGACGGCGGACGCAGCTGGAAGCAGTTCGACGACGGCAACTACGACAGCGTCGAGTGCGCCGGGTTCGGCTTCAAGGCCGGCTGCTGGGCGTCGGGACCGAAGGGCGCGGTCGCGCGACTGGCTGTCACCCGGTAA
- a CDS encoding endonuclease/exonuclease/phosphatase family protein, with protein MRRLPPRLLVTFAGLLMVLPTAAAASARGDDRPDRPGQPLKVLTYNIHHGAGTDGVLDLERIAKVIENSGADLVGLQEVDKHWSQRSNWVDQPAWLAARLKMHYAYAANLDLPPLKPGEPRRQYGTAVLSKSPIKDFENTLLPLYPTGEQRGLSVAAIKIRGVYLRFANTHLTSNNNAERLEQAKKVVELLDDSKLPTFVVGDLNARPNAPEIATLTKVWRDTWADVGTGPGYSSPTENPAARIDYLLHTRQKIEPLSSAVITTNGSDHLPVVATYNLR; from the coding sequence ATGCGAAGACTTCCTCCCAGGTTGCTGGTCACGTTCGCGGGGCTGCTGATGGTGCTGCCGACGGCGGCCGCCGCCAGCGCACGCGGTGACGACCGGCCGGACCGGCCCGGTCAGCCGCTGAAGGTGCTGACCTACAACATCCACCACGGCGCCGGGACGGACGGCGTACTGGATCTCGAGCGGATCGCCAAGGTGATCGAGAACTCCGGGGCCGACCTGGTCGGGCTGCAGGAGGTCGACAAGCACTGGAGCCAGCGCAGCAACTGGGTCGATCAGCCGGCCTGGTTGGCCGCCCGGCTGAAGATGCACTACGCCTACGCGGCGAACCTCGACCTGCCGCCGCTGAAACCGGGGGAGCCGCGCCGGCAGTACGGCACGGCGGTGCTGTCGAAGAGCCCGATCAAGGACTTCGAGAACACGCTGCTGCCGCTCTACCCGACCGGTGAGCAGCGCGGGCTGTCAGTGGCGGCGATCAAGATCCGTGGCGTCTACCTGCGGTTCGCCAACACGCATCTGACGTCGAACAACAACGCCGAGCGGCTCGAGCAGGCGAAGAAGGTGGTCGAGTTGCTGGACGACTCGAAGCTGCCGACCTTCGTGGTCGGCGACCTCAACGCCCGGCCGAACGCGCCGGAGATCGCCACCCTGACCAAGGTCTGGCGCGACACCTGGGCCGACGTCGGCACCGGACCGGGGTACTCGAGCCCGACGGAGAACCCGGCGGCCCGGATCGACTACCTGCTGCACACCCGGCAGAAGATCGAGCCGCTGTCGTCCGCGGTGATCACCACCAACGGGTCCGACCATCTGCCGGTCGTTGCCACCTACAACCTTCGGTAG
- a CDS encoding C40 family peptidase, translated as MTGGRKNPMRPLASGVLAVSLIGTMGLIAVPAQADPQPPVVPSQSTVDAARKAAAAKAAQVTAIEQQLAGAGAKLEQLGRQSAKAGEIYNGAIYRLQQAQAEAKAASDRADRAEKALIVQRQQIGRFAAASYQGGGDLATIGPLFTADGPQQLLDSAGAARSVSQAMQGSYLRYTASQVVTNAFKLQKDSAVTKVKAATDEAAKAKKAAEAAEGEQRAAVAAIGAQRKQQIAQLATLRNTSVQVADQRQRGLEELARQRAAALAAKKAEELRKRIAAREAAEAAEAAREARVAAARQARAEAARKAREERNEDRNDQNDSKKPPKKHKPGKKGDGKKDDGGSGRNSRGARAAVDFALAQLGDPYLWAAAGPNSWDCSGLTMAAWKRAGVRLPHYSVAQYEQTKRISADELRPGDLIFWSERSADPGSIFHVAMYLGGGRMVHAPRAGRPVTIDSVYYWEEPDFFGRP; from the coding sequence ATGACTGGCGGAAGGAAGAACCCGATGCGTCCATTGGCTTCAGGGGTGCTCGCGGTCTCTTTGATCGGCACCATGGGTCTGATCGCGGTACCGGCCCAGGCCGACCCCCAGCCGCCGGTCGTTCCGTCGCAGTCCACCGTCGACGCCGCCAGGAAGGCCGCCGCCGCGAAGGCCGCACAGGTGACCGCCATCGAGCAGCAGCTGGCCGGCGCCGGGGCGAAGCTCGAGCAGCTCGGGCGCCAGTCGGCGAAGGCCGGGGAGATCTACAACGGCGCGATCTACCGGCTCCAGCAGGCGCAGGCCGAAGCCAAGGCTGCCAGCGACCGCGCGGACCGGGCCGAGAAGGCGCTGATCGTCCAGCGGCAGCAGATCGGCCGGTTCGCGGCAGCGTCGTACCAGGGTGGTGGTGATCTCGCCACGATCGGACCGCTGTTCACCGCGGACGGTCCGCAGCAGCTGCTCGACTCCGCCGGCGCGGCCCGTTCGGTGTCGCAGGCGATGCAGGGCTCCTACCTGCGGTACACGGCAAGTCAGGTGGTCACCAACGCGTTCAAGCTGCAGAAGGACTCGGCAGTCACCAAGGTGAAGGCCGCGACCGACGAGGCAGCCAAGGCCAAGAAGGCCGCTGAAGCTGCCGAGGGCGAGCAGCGGGCGGCCGTCGCGGCGATCGGTGCCCAGCGCAAGCAACAGATCGCTCAGCTCGCCACGCTGCGCAACACGTCGGTCCAGGTGGCCGACCAGCGGCAGCGTGGGCTCGAGGAACTCGCCCGGCAGCGGGCCGCCGCGCTGGCGGCGAAGAAGGCGGAGGAACTGCGCAAACGGATCGCCGCGCGGGAGGCGGCCGAGGCCGCCGAGGCCGCCCGGGAAGCTCGGGTCGCGGCAGCCCGTCAGGCGCGGGCGGAGGCTGCCCGGAAGGCCCGCGAAGAGCGCAACGAGGACCGGAACGACCAGAACGACAGCAAGAAACCGCCGAAGAAGCACAAGCCCGGCAAGAAGGGTGACGGCAAGAAGGACGATGGTGGCTCCGGGCGCAACTCGCGCGGCGCCCGAGCCGCTGTCGACTTCGCCCTCGCTCAGCTGGGCGACCCCTACCTCTGGGCGGCGGCGGGACCGAACTCCTGGGACTGCTCCGGTCTGACGATGGCCGCGTGGAAGCGGGCCGGCGTTCGGTTGCCGCACTACAGCGTCGCGCAGTACGAGCAGACCAAGCGCATCTCGGCAGACGAACTGCGGCCCGGTGACCTGATCTTCTGGTCCGAGCGCAGTGCCGACCCGGGCTCGATCTTCCACGTCGCGATGTACCTCGGCGGTGGCCGGATGGTGCACGCGCCGCGGGCCGGCCGGCCGGTGACGATCGACAGTGTCTACTACTGGGAGGAGCCGGACTTCTTCGGCCGGCCCTGA